The window TAAGATGTTGCTCGCTTCCCATCTTGACCCCAGACTAAGGAGGCTGGCAGAAGAAGAGGAGAGGAAGCgtggcgaggaggaggagcggaACCGAGCCAGATGGGAGGAAGCAGAGCGGGAGACGATGAGGAGGCGGCAGGAGGAGAGGAGGCGGCAGATGGAGCGACTGCAGAAGATGAGAGAGGTGGAGGATGAGAAGATGAAATGTGAGAACAACTGCAGAGATTACCAGGCTTAGACCTGAGCATTCATATTTGCATTATCTCCTAGGTTTGCTATGATTTGCTATGATGCATTTGTCAACATCATTTAAAGTACATTTCTCCTAGTGGAGGAGCATTTGCGCCTAGAGGAGCAAaggaggcaggaggaggagtgcAAGCGCCTGCAGGAGATGGATGAGAGCCAGATAGCGGAGTATCTTGCTAGGaaggagcagcaggaggaggcaAACGGGAGGTCCAGAGCGGAGGAGCACCAGACTGAGGGCGATGAAGCCTTGAAGGCCAAAGGGGAGTccaggctggaggcggagctactTGCTAGGTAAAAAAATTGTGTGAAAAATTTGCGACGACTAGAGTTGCACTCACTCGGGCTATTGTCTCCCCGCAGGGAGATGACGCTGTCGCAGCAGCAGGTGGCTTTCAAAAGGAGTCTTCTGGTGGAGGCTGAAAGAATGGAACACAGCCAGGGCATCTCCAGGCCATGGGTCTACTCCTATTTCACTTTGTTACAGCTTCTGGATCTCGGTCACGCTAAAACTGAGAGCATAACCTCGTGACCCTTCACCTCCATATTTGACTGTCTCTGATATCGTAAACACAGCCCAGTCTGAGTCACTTGACTTTAACATTCTTATACATTCTATTAACAATACACATCTATTAGTATAGTATTTgattacatttaaatgaaatCACCATTGATTAgcgcaggggtcgccaacctgtcGACCCCACTTCACTagttgatctttgggactttaccGGTCGACTGAGAGAAtattaggtaaaaaaaacagtattatcacatcagtgccatCCCCTCCCAGAGAGAGACCACCAGGCATGCATTTTTACCACTGAACATGCCCGTACGCCTTGCCGCCCTCCAGTCACGCAACCCGCAAgccccagccaggagcccagtccccaaaacccggaaGGAGGTACCAGCGCACGCACACCGGCTCACCTCACAATCAATAAGCGTTGAGCAAGCAGAGGTTgagagagtgacagagcgcacACAAAGTAATTACAACtttggctcaaaatctgcccgTACTACCTCCAAATGAAGGCACAAACATAACACtatagatgtgcacctccaaaaaaacgtGCTGCGGCGACGTGGCACGTGAGGGATGATTGCTGCAACACactgaccagcccctctctcctcaaccaccatcgctcgTCCACGATAACaagccaaataaagttgtggtTTGCCAATGGAGCTGAGGCCCGCAAGCCCGACCCTGACGAAGAGCCATTAAAGTAGGGGTAGCGGCTTAGGGGCCATCTGGagcctgtggctcatttgtcattgcacaaAGAGTAACaccaaaaatggtcaaaataaagcaaaaggaACAATGAGAAAagactgaaatgttgacaccaacaataacacaaagcttgaaACATCTATCACTTCACGTTAATATCCTGTCTACAAAatcaataaacataaaaatttaaatacatattgtatatatatcattttttcagtgtatatatacatatactggtTGGGGGTAGATCTTGCTCAAAAAGGTGCCTTAGCGTCTAGCGTGAATCTGTTGTGATGCGTCCCCCACCCACTAGATGGCGTACTGAGCTTGTCTGTACTTGGCAACCCAGAATTTCCAAAAAGAAGAGCAACCGGAAGTCTCTCTGAATAAACATTGCTGTGCCGACAAAGGAGACTTATTTGGAGTCGCTTCAACAAACAGCGACTTCTGACTACTTGGAAAAATCCATGACAGTTCTTTAAAGGTGAGGTGACTTTATTTTTTGATAAGAATGTGCAATTTGACTGTCGTGCGTTAACATACCTGAGAGTATTGTCTCACAAGCCACACACAGtggtatacattttttaaatacgtACGCAAATAAGATCATTTAACTCTACTTGTAAACGTTTTAATCAAACGCCTTTCGTGTTTGTTCGGCCCAAACATCAACAATGAAAATGGGAGTGCGCAGCTGCTATGATGTGTACGGTAATTGTTATTgacgtatgcacacacacactgtcatttTACACAGTTAATGTTTGTCAGTCACCAGACTAGAATTAATTCTCAAAAACGTCACAGCCTTCAACTAAACTGTCGCTGGTAGTTGCTGAGGCAGAGGACGATAGGTTCGCTTTGCAAAGTTTCCATTGGACCGAACCCAGGACGACTTCCGGATTGCGAAAAGAAAAGGTGTTATTCTTTTCATGTGCATTTTGAACTACGACCCTTAATGTGACCCACAGATTAATGTCGTCCATTAATTATATGATTACAAGGCATAATACAATTCATAATTGTTAAAATTGTTTGCACTCTGCGgtgtagttttattttgaaacgtgGGTGTCCCTTGTGGCTATGCCAAAACTTTACCAATCCTGTAGTCCATGTAATCACGTAGTCCAGTAATCTTTTTGCAATATTTACACCCACTGTTCATATATTGTAACCCTTGTAAAGCTAAGTTaaccaaaataatacaaactacAACACTGTTAAATTGGTACGACGCAAATCATAAGCATTTTACCTTGGTAAAGGCAGTGAGTTTACTATAAATGTGCCGACAGGTAAAATCCTAAAGAGGTGTGATGGACATCAGCATCGCCGTCTCCCTCATCCGGGGCCAGATGGGCGCGGTGGTGGAGCAGGCCGTCAACGGCGCTGTGGAGACGGTGCTGGCCGAGATGCTTAAAGTGGTGGGCGTGAAGTTCGAGGAGCTGAAGGCGCAGCTGGCGCACATGAAGCGGGACGTGGTGGCGCTGCAACGGGAGAAGGCcctgaaggagaaggagaatgACAACATCCGAGCCAAGCTGCGCTACACCGAGCTCAAGCTCAAGTACTACCGGCAGGGGGTGGAGGAAGAGCTGCAACACAGAGCCTCCAGCAGCTCTTCACTGGTTCGCGGCCATCCATCCAAGCTCTCTCCAGGGCAGACAGGAGGTGCTGGCATCTCCTCTACTGGAGCTTCACCAGCGTGCTCCTCTCAGACCTTGGTGGTTGATGATCCAGCAGTGAGGAGCACCCGAGGTGACGACCGCCGACACGTTTCATTGTAACAAAATAGTTCTGGTACTCTTCCATTTGGGGTACCGATGGTGCAATTAATTAGGAAGAAGACAAAACGCACAAAACGCACCGGGACGGTCACTCGCCAAACAgatcattgattgaaaaatcaCAACCACTCCAGCCTGGAAGTGGCGGTAATGTGCATTATTACAATGTAGGCGCAAATTTCCACGCATAGCAtgtccagatctgcaccaaaatctAATGCTCTGTACCTTTGCCCACACCTCGTTGTTTGGCAAAGTTTTATTGGAATCATTTTTCTCAGTTTTTGTGTCACCCTGCAACCTCACCAACGGCCATCAAAATCAAACTCCTTCCCTCACGGCGTTTGTGCTTTGCAGACTTAAAGCCAACCAAAGTAAACTGTTAGAATGACTAACCAAGCCGTTCTTCCTACCGTCCCAGAGTGCACCTCTCCTCAAAGAGCGAGCCAGCACAACAACAAAGCGGCGGCCGTGTTTGAGTCGGCCGACAGCTTGTTGGCCGTCTCGCTCCCCGTGAGCACGGAAGCCCTGGAGAGTTCAGGTAGGAGGCGGATGAGCGCCAGCCTTAACGAGCACGGCCACTTGCAGCGGCGTCATTAACGCAAAGCACTTGTCGGCACAGACCAAGACGTTCCTCAGGAGAACGACTGGAACGTCACCGTGCACGACGCCGCCGTGGCCCCGCCTCCTGCGCAGACACTGACGCAGCAGTCATCCACCGTCCCACCGCAGGCTGACAGCTCCACCGCTCAGGTAACACAGCGCACTAAGAAAGGTCCATACAACCAGATGAACTGACATGTTGAATGAACATCGGTGCCCTCCAAGCTGGACAAAATTCCCCACAGACATGCTCCAAAATCTTCCAATAGTGCCATACTTTTCcgcaaaaatgttatatttggcCACCAAGGTACAACATCTATCCATTTAAAGGCAATCgtttacaacaaaaacatatattttgctccgataacattttctcacacacAAATTACCTACTTGGCCAGGAAAGTGGTGCATTTCCCGTAGAATGATATTTTGATATCAAAATGCACAATTGAGGTGTGAAAGAGTTATATTTTGCCCCAAAAGCCGAtattttttacaagaaaatttTCGCTTCCCatgtaaaagtaacattttgtATGATATTAAGTCAGCAAAAGATCATACTAATCCACAGAAATTATGTTTTGATATTATGGACCAACATCAGTAACCCCGGAAACTCCAAAAGCTGAGAAAAGTTAAGTGCTGTATTTTGCCACTAAAATGCCACATTTGGCCACCAGAGTGTAAGATTTGTCCATGAAACTTCAGTAGAagacaagaacaacaaaaagtcaACAAAACTGATAATTTGTCCAGGAAAGTGTTAGTTTGCCAACAGAAATGatatattttgaaattaaagTATCATACCATACGCACGAATCAGCTACAGTGAAAAAGTGATAAAAATGGTGCCAcattttgcctctgcattgtcccgtaatttgccgtggcaatgcGTGTCGTTTATTGATTTACggcacgcctgaaaagcgtgaagactagtttgcacTGTAAGTTTATATTTTCTCGCAGCGGCAGatggaaaatgtgcaaaaaggaGATAAgctaggggaaaaaaagaggcacTATTTCAGCATCTCTGTGCTGTCCATGCCTGCACCTGCTGGTGGCTCCTTGGCGGTGATGGGAATAAGGCGACGCCGTGACGTTTCAGCGGCTTATCATatcatctagtggttcaaatgtgaattagacctctcatgacaataattaatgaaaaaaacggtCTCAAGAAATGTTGTccataatatcgattatcgtcaaaaattttgtagcacaattatcgtcAAGCAACATTtgctatcgtgacaggcctagccgTCAAAATACCTCTCGAATGCCGTTTCATATTTTTCCACTTCGAATCCACCTTGAAAGTTTCTAACATCTTAAAAAGAGTCGGGCCGGTCACAAGAGTGAGCCGTGATATTTGGAATGCACTCAGACTTTTTAGAATGCAGTGAGAATATTAATTCCGATAGCATTCTGCCTCTAGGCGACTAGGCTATTAGGGATAATTATGACCTGATAATGTTACGTTTTTGCCTCAAAAGACTACATTTTGCTGAGggaattcatgtttttgttttcccgTGTAAAGGTAATATTTTGCACTAACCGTGTTTATAAAAAGAGTGGGTTAGACGACAAAAATACTTCAATGATGATGTTTCACCATGACCGACACTCAGTAGAAGAGCGCAAAAGTCCCAGTACTTTGGCTCTCATGCAGGtgaagatggaggaggaggaggaagagcaacAGGTGATTTGTATCAAGGAGGAGCCAGAGGAAGAGCAGGAAGTCATGTCATGCCTCCTGCTGGACGATCAGATGAACCACGGCCACATGGCCCAGTCGGAGGTGAGACACAGAAGAAAAGTTCAGCACACGGTCTGCGTGCTGACGTTGCAGTTGTTCGTAGATGTCGGCGACACAGCGGTTGGCACTTGAAGCGTGCCAGAGGAAATGCTCCTCAGGCTTCAGCTCAGCCGGACCACCGACCTCCTGTGAGTGAGTGCCAACGCTGCCCCATGCCCCTTAAACTCATCCTTGACGCATCAAACTGTACTTTCTGTCAGATGTGGCGTCTCAGCCGGCCACCTCGTTGCCCCCCATCGCTCCCATGCCCCCCGGCCTCCCTCGAGAGATGGTGCGCGGGCCGTGGACCAAAGACCTCAGCTTGTACGAAGAGTACAAACTACGGCGGAACGAGCTGCGCCGGCGAAGCCTCAACCGACGGCGCGAGCTGGAGAAGACGCTGCCTCAGCCTCTGCTGGCCGACCTGGTGAgtccaccattttttttgtagcgAGTGATCCGTTTGACTGAAAGAGGTGGCTTTGCGTGGAAGGTACGGGAGCGCAGAGAAAAGACCAGACTGAGGGTGGCCAGATGGAGGGCGAAGAGGAAACTACAGGCTTGTCTCAACCAGGTTCAGGTCAGTCGTGACGACTCCTGTGGACGTTACATCCTAGTGCGCCTGTGCAATGTGTGCGTGCTGATTTGCAGACTCAGGGTGGCGCCGTTGCTCTCTCCCAGACGGCTTTCCCTGTCAGGGGTCCTCAGCAGCACAGAGATCCTCGTGGTAAGATGAACCACCACTCTGTCAACTGCTAGTTCATGGGTCGACAACCcttactatcaaaagagccacgtTGCCTCCTTTTACACttaagaaaaatagtctggagccgcaaatgTGACACAagttttaagtcttttttttaaattttacccTTTTCAACAAACAGAACTGCAGTTTTAGGTCTTTTTGAGTCCTTCCCGTATTGATTTATGTACAATTCAAATAAAACGTAGCCCActtgtagttttaaaaaacataaatatacatTGAGGAACGTTTCTTGACGAAGATAtgactgatattttttttttttctttgggatGTATTCATGGTTAGCTTACCAAGACTCAAGAAGCCACCTGCAGTTAAAGGCAAGACTCAtacataaacatttttaaaaattacatgttAAAAAGTTCTCCAAAATAGAATaattccattaataaataacCTTTTTGTGCCCACCGAatgagccacaacaaggaggctgaagagctgcGGGTTGCCTACCCCTGTGCTAGTTGATGTTTCATCCGCCTTCGTGTTCCTCCTTGTTTCAGttcccacttcctcctccctCAACAATGTGGTCATCTCGGCGGTCACGACCTTCCCCTTCGTCACGCCGTCGGCACCCTCGCTGCTCCTGAGGGGCCCCGATGCCGCCCAGGTCAATCAGCACGGCGTGTTGTCATCTTCCGCCACCGCCTCCTACCCGCAGGTTGGCCTAGCACAGCAGAGCGTGTCGCTGGCGGACGCCAACCCCTCCGGCTTTAGCGGTCCCTTGTGAGAATCCGGCCTGGGTTTCACCACAAAGATACCTTGCGGTGGATAAGACGTGTGTGTTTTGGATTTATCTTTATTTAGGATGTGTTTGATTGAAGACAGGAAAATGGAAAGAAGAAAAGTCTTGATTGGCTTCCTGTTTAGTTGTGCGCTGGTGGCACAAGTAACACCCACCCCGAAcactctacagcaggggtcgagAACCTTTTGGCTCtggtcaaaagggtttgctggGCAGAATTAGCTAGCAGACTATTTGATTAagggagggaagtttacttttcgacctctcaatgacccgggtaggctgCCGTATTATCCAATAACAAAGTTTAGGTGTCTGACCTGGAAAGATATGAAAGGACAGCTTGGCAatggctctggccacccacgCTGCGATagcaaatgttttactttaaaatgtgatcgtgttaagaaatgtcttgAGAGCCAGATCATAGGGTCCGTACCGCTGCTCtacggtaatccctcaccacttcgcaCTTCCAATTTTGCGTCTtgactctatcacggttttccaaaaatatattaattcataaatcatgctgttttatggttgatcAGTCTGTTGTTTGTCAAAAGTGTGTatataatggattttttttttctaaaatgaaGCGTTTCCAATgaagtaaaatccaaatataaggcatgtTGTGAtgtgtagcattctacactggtcactaggtgtcagtgatgttacattaatgagacatagccgccacaggaagtactgcacacaacatggttaaaaaaaaggaactctcccaacatgtgagtctatattatgtcttattttctcttattatgtctactatattgggtaagtgtaaaggtgactatagttgtgttatttcatgtctaaagggctttaATGTTATAAAGCACAATTGTACAAAGGTGGCAAACAGGTTTTTTCTAGGCtgaaactaccaaaatattcaatttctaaataaggaatcctactctgTGGAAATggatttatcacggtcgggtctggaaccaataacccaccataaacgagggattactgtcttcACTTTGAACATGACACACCCTACTCTTACTACACACCCACTGTACTATGAAGACATAACACTACATCTGTATACTAAACCTCCTGTGTGTACCTAAAAAACTTTGTATGAAAAGTCCAATTAAAATGTGTTGTGGGCAAAgcaacctttttttgtgtttgtattatttatttcatggtcGTTGTCAAAAATGTTTCCATGTGACAAAATGACAACGCGCAAAACGGGCcaaaaattgacatcagatggtgttttataTGCAACAGGCACAGAGAGAATATTCCATCgtgtagaacaggggtcaccaacgtttttccttgtgagagctacttttacaagatgaaaatggccaagagctactcatttttgtaacatttgctgtattttcagagcttattttaaacccaaacaaagcgaatatgcttgttttaccagaacattaacaaaatgctggtgtccacaactcacattttgtattttagaatgcatttctttctactgttctttcatttttaactgaaaacctgaatgaaaagcaggcttgtgggcacctcatgtggtcgtgggggggctacctggtgtagaacaacacacacacagctagcaagtGCATGCCCCGCCCTCACCCGCTGGGACAAAGAGACCAAATGACTCACTCCGTTCACCCTGCTATAGTACCAACATGCCctggtgttgagacagatgcacagagttaaccctcctgtcatccatctgttttttaacagatttgagtctgccctccctccctcccctaccaactcaccactcttcacccccacatccccatcccagccatcctctactcccctctccataactgatgatcaggtgagaagtcagttgaggaagatcaaggcaaggaaggccccgggaccggacggcatcagccccagaatcctcaaggactgtgctgaccagctctgtggagttctcaggcacttgttcaacctcagcctgagcctggagaaagtcccggccctgtggaagacctcctgtgtggtcccgatcccaaagacaccgcgtcccaaggagcctaaccacttcaggcctgttgccttgacctctcacctgatgaagaccatggagaggattatcctgcatcACCTGCgccccctggtgggcactcagctggaccccctgcagtttgcttaccggcctcggatcggagtggacgacgcagtgatctacctgctgcacagatcactgctacacctggaggacagcgggagcgctgtgagggtcatgttttttgac is drawn from Dunckerocampus dactyliophorus isolate RoL2022-P2 chromosome 9, RoL_Ddac_1.1, whole genome shotgun sequence and contains these coding sequences:
- the si:ch211-67e16.4 gene encoding uncharacterized protein si:ch211-67e16.4 isoform X2; this encodes MDISIAVSLIRGQMGAVVEQAVNGAVETVLAEMLKVVGVKFEELKAQLAHMKRDVVALQREKALKEKENDNIRAKLRYTELKLKYYRQGVEEELQHRASSSSSLVRGHPSKLSPGQTGGAGISSTGASPACSSQTLVVDDPAVRSTRECTSPQRASQHNNKAAAVFESADSLLAVSLPVSTEALESSDQDVPQENDWNVTVHDAAVAPPPAQTLTQQSSTVPPQADSSTAQVKMEEEEEEQQVICIKEEPEEEQEVMSCLLLDDQMNHGHMAQSEMSATQRLALEACQRKCSSGFSSAGPPTSCECGVSAGHLVAPHRSHAPRPPSRDGARAVDQRPQLVRRVQTTAERAAPAKPQPTARAGEDAASASAGRPGTGAQRKDQTEGGQMEGEEETTGLSQPGSDSGWRRCSLPDGFPCQGSSAAQRSSCSHFLLPQQCGHLGGHDLPLRHAVGTLAAPEGPRCRPGQSARRVVIFRHRLLPAGWPSTAERVAGGRQPLRL
- the si:ch211-67e16.4 gene encoding uncharacterized protein si:ch211-67e16.4 isoform X1; protein product: MDISIAVSLIRGQMGAVVEQAVNGAVETVLAEMLKVVGVKFEELKAQLAHMKRDVVALQREKALKEKENDNIRAKLRYTELKLKYYRQGVEEELQHRASSSSSLVRGHPSKLSPGQTGGAGISSTGASPACSSQTLVVDDPAVRSTRECTSPQRASQHNNKAAAVFESADSLLAVSLPVSTEALESSDQDVPQENDWNVTVHDAAVAPPPAQTLTQQSSTVPPQADSSTAQVKMEEEEEEQQVICIKEEPEEEQEVMSCLLLDDQMNHGHMAQSEMSATQRLALEACQRKCSSGFSSAGPPTSYVASQPATSLPPIAPMPPGLPREMVRGPWTKDLSLYEEYKLRRNELRRRSLNRRRELEKTLPQPLLADLVRERREKTRLRVARWRAKRKLQACLNQVQTQGGAVALSQTAFPVRGPQQHRDPRVPTSSSLNNVVISAVTTFPFVTPSAPSLLLRGPDAAQVNQHGVLSSSATASYPQVGLAQQSVSLADANPSGFSGPL